The region GAGGCCGAGGTCGACCACGTTGATCCCGAGCTCGGGGTCGACGACGTCCTTCAGCGCCTCCATCAGGTCGTCCAGGCTGGGAGACCCGCCGAAGGCGCCGGGGTCGGCGGCCTCGGTCACGGTTCCCGTCGGGGTCTCGGTGGGCTTGCTCACGTCGTCTCCTCAGCTCTTCTCCCGGGCCGGGCGGCGCTCCCCGGGGGTCGGTCGGCACCGGTGGGGTGTCCGGTCATCCCTGGCTCCGCATCAGCGCGTCCTTGTAGGCCATCCAGGCCAGCAGCGCGCACTTGACCCTGGCCGGGAACTTCGCCACGCCGGCGAACGCCACGGCGTCGCCCAGCACGTCCTCGTCGGGCTCCACCTGGCCCCTGCCCTGCATCAGCCGGGTGAACTCCTCCACCACCGACAGCGACTCGTCCACCGTGGAGCCGGTGGCGAGCTCGTGCAGCACCGAGGCGGCGGCCTGGCTGATCGAACAGCCCTGGCCGTCGTAGGACACGTCGAGCACCTTGCCGCCGTCGGCCACCTTCACCCGCAGCGTCAGCTCGTCGCCGCACGTGGGGTTGACGTGGTGGACCTCGGCGTCGAAGGGCTCCCGCAGGCCCCGCCCCTGGGGATGCTTGTAGTGCTCCAGGATCAGCTCCTGGTACATGGATTCAGCGATCATGTTCAGCCGAACACCTTCTGCACGTGGTGGAGGCCGCGGACCAGTGCGTCGATCTCGGCCGTCGTGTTGTACAGGTAGAAAGACGCCCGTGTGGTGGCCGGAATTCCGAACCTGAGATGCAGCGGCCGGGCGCAGTGATGACCTACCCGGACCGCGATCCCGTACACGTCGTCGAGGATCTGCCCCACGTCGTGGGGGTGGATGCCCTCCAGCGCGAACGAGATCGTCCCGCCGCGGGCGACGGGCGTGCGCGGCCCGATGATCCTCAGCCCGGGGATCTCCGGCAGCGCCTCCAGGGCGTACGCCACCAGTTCCTGCTCGTGCGCCTTTATCTGGTCCATGCCGACGGCGGTCAGGTAGTCGACCGCCGCACCGAGCCCGATCGCCTCCACGATGGGCGGCGTCCCGGCCTCGAACTTGTGCGGCACCGGCGCGTACGTCGAGTGGTCCATCCAGACCGCCTCGATCATCTCGCCGCCGCCGAGGAACGGCGGCATCGCGTCGAGCAGCTCGCGCCGGCCCCACAGCACGCCGATGCCGGAGGGGCCCACCATCTTGTGACCGGTGAACGCGACGAAGTCGACGCCCAGCTCGGCCACGTCGACGGCCTGGTGCGGCACGGACTGCGACGCGTCGAGCATCATCAGCGCGCCGACCTCGCGCGCCCGCGCCAGGATCGGCGAGACCGAGTTGACCGTGCCCAGCACGTTCGACTGGTGCGTGATCGAGACGATCTTCGTCCGCTCGTTGACCAGCTCCTCCAGGCCCCCGACGTCGAGGCGGCCCTCGTCGGTCACCGGGAACCAGCGCAGCGTCGCGCCGGTGCGCTGCGCGAGCAGCTGCCACGGCACGATGTTGGAGTGGTGCTCCATCTCCGAGATCACGATCTCGTCGCCGGGGCCCATCCGGAACCGCTCGTCCTCGCCGACGGGGTTGCCGAAGGCGTACGCCACGAGGTTGAGGGCCTCGGAGGCGTTCTTGGTGAAGACGATCTCGTCCCGCGACGGCGCACCGACGAACGCGGCGATCTTGTCGCGGGCGGCCTCGTACGCCTCGGTCGACTCGCTGCCGAGCGCGTGCAGCGCCCGGCCGACGTTGCCGTAGTGCCAGGTCAGGTGGTCGCGCATGGTCTCGACCACCTGGGCCGGCTTCTGGGAGGAGTTGCCGGAGTCGAGGTAGACCAGCGGCCTGCCTCCGGGAAGCTCGCGGGTGAGGACCGGGAAGTCCTTCCTGATCCTCTCCACGTCGAAGCCGGGCACGGCACTCATCAGGCGGACGCCGCCTTCGTGGCGTACGCCTCGTAGCCCTCGGCCTCCAGCTTGTCGGCCAGTTCGGGGCCGCCCTCCTCCACCACGCGCCCGGCGGAGAAGACGTGGACGAAGTCCGGCTTCACGTAGCGCAGGATGCGGGTGTAGTGGGTGATCAGCAGCACGCCGGTGTCCCCGCTCGCGCGGAACCGGTTGATGCCCTCGGAGACGACGCGCAGGGCGTCGACGTCGAGGCCGGAGTCGGTCTCGTCCAGCACCGCGATCTTCGGCTTGAGCAGCTCGAGCTGGAGGATCTCGTGCCGCTTCTTCTCACCGCCGGAGAAGCCCTCGTTGGTGTTGCGCTGGGCGAACGCCGGGTCGATGGAGAGGGCGTCCATGCCCGACTTCAGCTCCTTGGCGAACTCGCGCAGCTTCGGCGCCTCGCCGCGGACCGCGGTGATCGCCGAGCGCAGGAAGTTCGACACGCTGACGCCGGGGACCTCGACCGGATACTGCATGGCGAGGAACAGCCCGGCGCGGGCGCGCTCGTCCACCGGCATGTCCAGCAGGTCCTCGCCGTCGAGCAGGACGGTGCCGGAGGTGACGGTGTACTTGGGGTGCCCCGCGATGGCGTACGCCAGCGTGGACTTGCCCGAGCCGTTCGGGCCCATGATGGCGTGGGTCTCGCCGCTGCGGACCGTCAGGTCGACGCCGCGCAGGATCTCCTTGTCGCCCACGGCGACGTGCAGGTCACGAATCTCAAGGGTGGCCACTGTGTATTTACTCCTTCGAGAGCGAGACGTACACGTCGTCGCCTTCGATCTTGACTCGGTAGACGGTGACGGGCCTGGTCGCGGGCGGCCCGGTGGGCTTGCCGCTGCGCAGGTCGAAGCAGGAGCCGTGCAGCCAGCACTCCAGCGTGTGGTCGTACACCTCGCCCTCGCTGAGGCGGACCTCGGCGTGCGAGCACACGTCGTGCAGGGCGAAGACCTCGCCGCCGGTCCGCACCAGCGCGACCGGCGTGTCCCCGACCTCCAGGCCGACGACGCCGCCGTCGGGGATGTCCGCGACCTGGCAGACCTTCTCCCAGTGGGGCGTCTCGCCGCTCATCGGGCCAGCTCCGCCTCGACCGCGGACAGCACGCGCTCACGCAGCTCCGGCAGCTGGATCTTCTCCAGCAGCTGGGCGAAGAACCCGTGGATGACCAGGCGGCGGGCCTCGTCGAACGGGATGCCGCGGGCCTGCAGGTAGAAGATGTGCTCGTCGTCGAGGCGGCCGGAGGCGGACGCGTGGCCCGCTCCCGCGACCTCGCCGGTGAGGATCTCCAGGTTCGGCACCGAGTCGGCGCGTGCGCCGTCGGTGAGGAGGAGGTTGCGGTTGAGCTCGTAGGTGTCGGTGCCCTCGGCCTCGGCCCGGATGATCACGTCGCCGATCCAGACCGCGTGGGCGGCGTCGCCCTGCAGCGCGCCCTTGTAGGTCACGTTGCTGCGGCAGTTCGGCACGCTGTGGTCCACCAGCAGGCGGTGCTCCAGGTGCTGCCCGGCGTCGGCGAAGTAGAGCCCGGTGAGGTCGGCGTCGCCGCCCGGCGCGGTGTACGACACCGAGGGCGACAGCCGTACGAGGTCACCGCCGAGGGTGACCACGAACGACCGGAACGTCGCGTCCTTGCCGAGCCTCGCGTGGTGGTGGGAGACGTGCACGGCGTCGTCGTCCCAGTCCTGCAGGCTGACGACCCTCAGCGTCGCGCCCTCGGCCACGTCGAACTCGACGTTGTCGGCGTAGACCGCGCTGCCGCGGTGGTCCAGGACCAGCACGGCCTCGGCCATCGGCTCCACCGACACGAGGATGTGGCCGTACGCGGCGGCGCCGTCCCCGGACCCGCGCAGCGTGATCACGGTCGGCCGGGAGGCGGCCGTCATCGTCGGGACCGTGACGACGGTGGCCTTCTCGAACGACGAGTACGCCTGCGCGCTGACCCGGTCGGCCGGCGTGTAGGCCCGGCCGAGCCGGGCGTCGTCGCGGGCGACGGTCTCGACCCGCACCTCGGGCGCGGGCTCGACGTCCACCACGACCCCGCCGGTGACGGCGGCCGTGCCGTCGTGCAGCCCCTTCAGCCGGGCGAGCGGCGTGAAGCGCCACTCCTCCTCGCGGCCCGTCGGCACCGGGAAGTCCGCCACGTCGTACGACGCCTTCTCGTGCAGCGTCGACAGCGGGGTCGAAAGCGCTCCGGTCTCCAGGCCCATCAGCCGACCGCTCCTTCCATCTGCAGCTCGATCAGGCGGTTGAGCTCCAGGGCGTACTCCATGGGCAGCTCGCGGGCGATCGGCTCGACGAACCCACGGACGATCATGGCCATCGCCTCGTCCTCGCCGAGGCCCCGGCTCATCAGGTAGAACAGCTGGTCGTCCGACACCTTGGAGACCGTGGCCTCGTGACCCATGGAGACGTCGTCCTCGCGGACGTCGACGTAGGGGTAGGTGTCGGACCGGCTGATCTGGTCGACCAGCAGCGCGTCGCACTTGACGGTCGAGGCCGAGCCGGCCGCGCCCTCGTCGATCTGCACCAGGCCGCGGTAGGACGTGCGGCCGCCGCCGCGCGCGACGGACTTGGAGATGATCGTCGAGGAGGTCTTCGGCGCGAGATGCACCATCTTGGCGCCCGCGTCCTGGTGCTGGCCCTCGCCGGCGAACGCGACCGACAGCGTCTCGCCCTTGGCGTGCTCGCCCATGAGGTAGACGGCCGGGTACTTCATCGTGACCTTGGAGCCGATGTTGCCGTCGATCCACTCCATGGTCGCGCCCTCGTACGCCACGGCACGCTTGGTGACCAGGTTGTAGACGTTGTTCGACCAGTTCTGGATCGTCGTGTAGCGGCAGCGGGCGCCCTTCTTCACGATGATCTCGACGACCGCCGAGTGCAGCGAGTCGGACGAGTAGATCGGCGCGGTGCAGCCCTCGACGTAGTGGACGTAGGAGTTCTCGTCCACGACGATCAGCGTCCGCTCGAACTGGCCCATGTTCTCGGTGTTGATCCGGAAGTAGGCCTGCAGCGGGATCTCGACGTTCACGTTCGGCGGCACGTAGATGAACGAGCCACCGGACCACACGGAGGTGTTGAGCGCGGCGAACTTGTTGTCGCCGACCGGGATCACCGTGCCGAAGTACTCCTTGAAGAGCTCCTCGTGCTCGCGCAGGCCGGTGTCGGTGTCGACGAAGATGACGCCCTTCTCCTCGAGGTCCTCACGGATCTTGTGATAGACGACCTCGGACTCGTACTGGGCGGCGACACCGGCGATGAGGCGCTGCTTCTCCGCCTCCGGGATGCCGAGCTTGTCATAGGTGTTCTTGATGTCGGGCGGCAGCTCGTCCCAGGAGGCGGCCTGCTTCTCGGTCGAGCGCACGAAGTACTTGATGTTGTCGAAGTCGATGCCCGTGAGGTCGGAGCCCCAGGTCGGCAGCGGCTTCTTGTGGAACAGCCGAAGGCCCTTGAGGCGCAGGTCGAGCATCCACTCCGGCTCGTTCTTGAGCGCGGAGATGTTGCGGACGACCTCTTCGGACAGCCCACGCCGGGCCGTGGCCCCCGCCACGTCGGCGTCGGCCCAGCCGAACTTGTAATTCCCGAGGCCTTCCAGCTCCGGGCGGTCGGTGACAGTCACCTGCCGGACTCCTTGCTCGTCGATGTGCTCGATATATGTGCGGCCGGTGTGAGTGCGGCCCGTGTAAGTGCGACCGGCGGATCGGTACGGCCGTGCCGCGCGGCCAGCGCGGGTGAACTGACGTGGGTGGTGCAGACGCCGTCGCCGTTGGCGATCGTGGCCAGCCGCTGCACCGGAGTGCCGAGCAGCCGGGCGAACGCCTCGGTCTCCGCCTCGCACAGCTGCGGGAACGCCGCCGCGACGTGCGCCACCGGGCAGTGATGCTGGCACAGCTGCTCGCCGCCCTTGCCGGTCGCGGTCGCGGACGCCGCGTAGCCCTCCGTCGACAGCGCCTCCGCCAGCACGCGGACCCGCTGCTCGGCCGGGACCTCGCGCATCAGCGTCTCCAGCCTGCCGACCAGCCCGGACACCTGCGCCCGTGCGAACTCCGACACCGCCTCGCCGCCCAGGCGCTCGGCCAGGAAGCGCAGCGCGCTGCCGGCCAGGTCGTCGTAGGCGTGGACGAAGGCGCTGCGGCCCGCGTCGGTGATCGCGAACATCTTGGCCGGCCTGCCGCGTCCCCGCTGACCGCGGGGGCGGGCCGTACGCGGCTCGATCATGCCGTCGGCCAGCAGCGCGTCGAGGTGACGGCGCACCGCGGCCGGGGTGAGCCCGAGCCGTTCGCCGAGCGCCGCGGCGGTCACCGGGCCGTGCTCCAGGATGAGCCGCGCCACCCTGGCCCGGGTGCCCCGCTCGGCGCCGATGTCCTTTCCGACGCCTGCGACGCCGCCGGCACCGATGGCACCGATGGTCGCGGTGATGGCGCCGGCACGCGCGGGGGGCGAGGACGCCGAGAGCGGCCGCGTCGCCACGGCCTTCTCCGCGCTCTGTCTCCCCTGCACGTTTTTCACAACATCAGTGTGCCGTAATTCCTTCCCGGTCGACAAACCCAAGACGAAGTCGACGGGCATGTAATTTCTCACGCAGGCAAGCCTTACCTAACCTGCGACGACGGCGCCGGGAAGGTTTTCCGCCTCTTTTACTCCGCGGGGTGTCCACGAACGGCATCCGCCGACGAGAGCGCGTCGCCCGCTACCTAAACTCGATGCAGTCGACGACGTGGAGCGCGCCCGGATCTCCGTACCGCTCCGCGGTCGCGTCTGTGAGGGGAGGCCGGTCGCGTGACCGGGGTTGACAGCACGCCCGGCGGCAGCATGGGTGACGGCGGGGTGGGCGACGGCGCGCCGGCGGTCGAGATCGACGGACTGGTCAAGCGGTACGGCCGCACCACGGCCGTCGACGGGCTGGCTCTCACCTGCGCCCGGGGCGCGGTCACCGCCATCCTCGGCCCGAACGGCGCGGGCAAGACCTCCACGATCGAGATCTGCGAGGGGTTCCGCGGGCCGGACGGCGGGACCGTGCGGGTGCTCGGGCTCGACCCGGCCGATCCCGCGCTGAAGCCGCGTCTGGGGATCATGCCGCAGGCGGGCGGGGTGCCTCCGGCCGCCCGCGCGGGCGAGTGGCTGCGGCTGGTCTCCCGGTTCTACGCCCATCCCCTCGATCCCGGCGCCCTGCTCGCCCTGCTCGGGCTGACCGCGCACGCGCGCACGCCGTACCGGCGGCTGTCGGGCGGCCAGCAGCAGCGCCTGTCGCTCGCGGCGGCCGTCGTCGGGCGCCCCGAGCTGGTCTTCCTGGACGAGCCGACGGCCGGGCTCGACCCGCAGGCCAGGCACGCCTGCTGGGACCTGGTCACCGCACTGCGCGACGCGGGGGTCTCGGTCGTGCTGACGACCCACCAGATGGACGAGGCCGAGAGGCTCTCCGACCACGTGGTGGTCATCGACCACGGACGGGTGGTCGCCGAGGGCACGCCATCGGCGCTGACCGGCGCCGAGCGCCAGCTCAGGTTCCGCGCCCGTCCGGGCCTCGACCTGGAGGAGTTGCTCGCGGCGCTGCCGCCGGGCAGCGCCGCCAAGGAGTCGCCGTCGGGGCACTACATCATCGAGGGACTGGTCGGCCCCCAGCTGCTGGCGACCGTCACCGCGTGGTGCGCCACCGAGGGCGTGACCACCGAGGACCTGCGCATCGAGCGGCGCACGCTGGAGGACGTCTTCCTCGAACTGACCGGCAGGGAGCTGCGGTGAGCGCGATCACCACGCTGGACCTCACCCCGCGGCCCGGGGCCGCGCCGCTGCGCCGGATGGTGCTCGCGCAGGCGGGCGCGGAGATCCGGGCCACGCTGCGCAACGGCGAGCAGCTTCTGCTCACCATGATCATCCCGATCCTGCTGCTGGCCGGCTTCTCCGCGGCCCCGCTGGTGGACGTCGGCGGCGGCCGGCGGGTCGACTTCGTCGCCCCCGGCATCCTCGCGCTCGCGGTCATGTCGACCGCCTTCACCGGCCAGGCCATCGCCACCGGCTTCGAGCGGCGGTACGGCGTGCTCCGGCGCCTGGGCGCCACCCCGCTGTCGCGGACGGGGCTCATGCTGGCCAAGACCGTCGCCGTCGTCGCGGTGGAGGCGCTGCAGGTCGTGGTGATCATCGTGGTGGCCCTGGCCCTCGGCTGGTCGCCGCACGGCGGCCCGTTGCTCGGCTCGCTGTGGGCCGTGCCGCTCCTGCTGCTCGGCACGGCGGCCTTCAGCGGCCTCGGCCTGCTCATGGCGGGCACACTGCGGGCGGAGGCGACGCTCGCCGGAGCCAACCTCGTCTACCTGGTGCTGCTCGGGCTCGGCGGGGTGCTGTTCCCGCTCGACCGGTTCCCGGGCGGGGTGCGGCAGGTGCTGGAACTGCTGCCGATCAGCGCGCTCACCTCCGGCCTGCGCGGCGTCCTGAGCGACGGCGGCGGGTTCCCCGGCGGTCCGCTGCTCGTGCTGCTCTGCTGGGCCGTCGCCGCCCTCGCCCTGGCCGCCCGCACCTTCCGCTGGGAGTAGTTCCCAGCCGGGGCATCGCCCGTTTTGCGCCGTATGTCGGCACCGTATGATTGCGGAGTTTGCGCTGATCAAGTGACGGGTGAGGGTTGGGCATGACGGCTGAATCGCTGTCCGGGGCAGCCGAGCCGTACCGGGCGGGGCCGCGGGCCGGCCGGGCGCTGCGGGCGGCGTCGGACGCGGTGCCGCCACCGGGGCTGGTGCTGCTCGCCATCCTGTCGGTCCAGGTGGGAGCCGGGCTGGCCAAGAACCTGTTCACGCAGGTTCCCCCCGCGGCGATGGTGTTCCTGCGCATCGCCACCGGCGCCGTCATGCTCCTGGCCGTGGTGCGGCCGAAGGTGCGCGGGCTGTCGCGGCGCGACCTCGGCGTCGGCGTCGCCTTCGGGCTCAGCCTGGGTCTGATGAACCTGTCGTTCTACGAGGCCCTGGCCCGGCTGCCGATCGGGATCGCGGTGTCCATCGAGTTCCTCGGGCCGCTCACCCTGGCCGTGGTGTCCTCCCGCCGCCGGCTGGACCTGCTGTGGGTGGCGCTGGCCGCCGCCGGCGTGATCCTGCTCGCGCCCTGGGGCGAGGCGGGCTCCGCGAGCTGGGCCGGCATCGGGTTCGCCGCGCTGGCCGGGGCGTTCTGGGCCGCCTACATCGTGTTCTCGGCGGCCACCGGCGCCCGTTTCCCCGGCGCGAGCGGACTGACCTTCGCCATGATCGTGGCCACGGTCCTCATCGCCCCTGTCGGGGTGGCGGCGGGCGGCGACGCCCTGCTGCGGCCCGAGATCCTGCTCCTCGGGGCCGGCGTCGGGCTGCTCTCCTCGGTCATCCCGTACTCGCTGGAGCTGGATGCCCTGCGCCGGATGCCCAAGCGGGTCTTCGGGATCCTGATGAGCCTGGAGCCCGCCGTCGCCGCGCTCGTCGGCCTCTTCGTCCTGCACGAGGTGCTCCAGGGCCGCGAGTGGGCGGCGATCGGCTGCGTGGTCGTCGCCTCCGTCGGCGCCACCCGCGCCGGTGGCTGAGCCGTCCGCCGCCGGGCGCTAGCGCGGCGGGTCGGCCGACCAGATCGCGCGTACCTGCTGGATGTGGTGGTGCGTCAGGCGCTCGGCCGCCGGGGCGTCGCCGCGGACGACGGCGTCGAGAAGGCCGAGGTGCTCGCGGGCCGAGGCCACCAGCATGCGCGTGTCGGGCAGCCCGCGCAGCCCGTAGAGCCGGGCCCGGGCACGCAGGTCCCTGACCGTCTCCACCAGCCGGGCGTTGCCCGACAGGCCGAGCAGCGCCAGATGGAACCGCTGGTCCGCCGCGACGTAGGCGAGCAGGTCGCCGCGGGCCGCCGCCGCGACGACCTCCCGGGCGAGCGGGCGCAGCTCCTCGGCCTCGGCGGCGCGGCCCTCCCGGGCCAGCCGGGCCACCGTGGGCGCCTCGATCAGCCGCCGGATCTCGATGATCTCGTCGAGGTCCCGCTCGGACACCTCGGCGACCCGGAAGCCCTTGTTGCGCAGGGCCTCGAACAGGCCCTCCTTCGCGAGGTCGAGCATCGCCTCACGCACCGGTGTGGCGGAGACGCCGAACCTCGCCGCCAGGGCGGGCGCCGAGTAGACGACGCCCGGCCGCATCTCCCCGGCGACCAGCGCGTCGCGCAGCGCCCGCGCCACCTGCTCGCGCAGGTTCTGCCGGGTGGCCGGGACCGCCGGGCGGGCGTCTCCGGGCTCCCTGCGCACCGGTCCGTCGGATACCGGTTCTCCGCGCATCGGCCTTCCCCCCGCCCCGGACATCGTCCGGCCACCGCCCCCTCACGCTCCACGGCCGATCGTACCGTTTCCCCGCTCGGGATGATCAACGCGTACGGGCTCCGAGAGCGGGCCCTCCACGCGGGCACGGGCGCCCGGGGCGGGGAGGGGGCCACCCCGCGGGCCGCCTACCATGAGTGTCGTGAAGCCCGCGACTGACTGGACCCGCTCCGCCCTGCTCGCCCTGTATCGCTCGATCGTGTTCCCGACGGCCGAGTCGATGCGGCGGTGGGCGCTCGCGGCGATCGTGGTCAACGTCGGCATCACCGTCACCGGCGCCGCGGTCCGCGTCACCGGCTCCGGCCTCGGCTGCCCGACCTGGCCGCGCTGCACGCCCGGCAGCTTCGTGCCGGCCCGGATCGACACCCACGCGCCGCTCAACATGGCGATCGAGTTCGGCAACCGGCTGCTGTCGTTCCTGGTTCTCGCGGTCGCGGCCGCGTGCGTGGTCGCCGCCTGGAGGCTGGGACGCGGCGAGCGCGGCCGGCCGGAAGACGGCAGGCCCGTCCTGCTGCGGCTCGCGCTGCTCCAGCCGGCCGGGGTCGTCGTGCAGGCGCTGTGGGGCGGCCTGGTGGTGCACAGCATGCTCAACCCGGTGACCGTCAGCGTCCACTTCCTCTTCTCGATCGGGATGACCGCCGCCGCCGTCGTGCTGTACGCGCGGGCCTCCGAGGGGGACGCCCCGGCGCAGCGGCTGGTCCACAAGGACATCCGCACGCTCGGGTACGTGCTGGTCGCCGCCGCCTTCACGCTGCTGCTGGCGGGGGTCGTGGTGACCGGAACCGGGCCGCACTCGGGGGACGACGCGGCCTCGCGGTTCGGCTTCGACATCCAGAGCGTGGTGCGACTGCACACCGACGTCGCCTACGTCGTCGTCGGGCTGACGTTCGCGCTGCTGTTCGCCCTGCACGTGACCGACTCCCCCGGCCGTGCCCGGCGTGCCGCGCTCGTGCTGCTCGGGGTGGAGCTGTCGCAGGGCGTGGTCGGATACGTCCAGTACTTCCTCGCCGTGCCCGCGGCCCTGGTGCTCCTGCACGTGCTCGGAGCGACGCTCGTGTGGATCTGCGCGCTCCGCGTCGTGTTCCTGATGCGCACCCGGGGGCCCGCGCCCGTCCGGGCCGCCGGACAGCCGGCGCTCCACCACGCGGGGGTGTGACCGAGGTGGGAGGCCTACCCCGCTCCCTGGCGCCCTGGACCTGGTCGCGTACGGCCCGGCGCCGGAGCTTCCAGGCGCTCGTCGCCCTGAGCGTGCTGCCGCTGGCGCCGATCACCTGGGCCTGGCTGACGAGTGCGGCGCACCGGGTGACGGCGGAGCCGGGCACGCGGTGGACCGCCTCGGTGCCCGCCATGCCGGCCGCGCTCGTGCTCGGCGCGGGCGTGATGGGCGACCGCCCCTCCCCGATGCTGCGCACGCGGCTGGACATCGCGGCCGACCTCTACCGCGCGGGCCGGGTGCGGGCCCTGCTGCTCTCCGGCGACAACAGCCGCAGGACCTACGACGAGCCGACGGTCATGCGCGACTATCTGATCTCCAGGGGCGTCCCCGGCGAGCGGATCGTGCTCGACTACGCCGGGTTCGACACCTGGGACTCCTGCGTCCGGGCCAAGGAGATCTTCGGCGCGTCGCGTCTCGTCGTGGTCACGCAGGTGTTCCATCTCCCCCGGGCCGTCGCGCTGTGCCGGACCGCCGGGCTCGACGCGTTCGGCGTCGGCGACGACTCCAGCCACGACTGGCCGGTGGAGACGGCGGCCTACGCGATGCGGGAGTTCCCCGCCGCCGCCAAGGCCCTGCTCGACGGTCTGGTCCTGCACTCGCCGCCGCGGTTCCTCGGCCGGCGCGAGGTCGCCCTCGACCGCGCGCTGGCCTC is a window of Microbispora sp. NBC_01189 DNA encoding:
- the sufU gene encoding Fe-S cluster assembly sulfur transfer protein SufU, translated to MIAESMYQELILEHYKHPQGRGLREPFDAEVHHVNPTCGDELTLRVKVADGGKVLDVSYDGQGCSISQAAASVLHELATGSTVDESLSVVEEFTRLMQGRGQVEPDEDVLGDAVAFAGVAKFPARVKCALLAWMAYKDALMRSQG
- a CDS encoding cysteine desulfurase, whose translation is MSAVPGFDVERIRKDFPVLTRELPGGRPLVYLDSGNSSQKPAQVVETMRDHLTWHYGNVGRALHALGSESTEAYEAARDKIAAFVGAPSRDEIVFTKNASEALNLVAYAFGNPVGEDERFRMGPGDEIVISEMEHHSNIVPWQLLAQRTGATLRWFPVTDEGRLDVGGLEELVNERTKIVSITHQSNVLGTVNSVSPILARAREVGALMMLDASQSVPHQAVDVAELGVDFVAFTGHKMVGPSGIGVLWGRRELLDAMPPFLGGGEMIEAVWMDHSTYAPVPHKFEAGTPPIVEAIGLGAAVDYLTAVGMDQIKAHEQELVAYALEALPEIPGLRIIGPRTPVARGGTISFALEGIHPHDVGQILDDVYGIAVRVGHHCARPLHLRFGIPATTRASFYLYNTTAEIDALVRGLHHVQKVFG
- the sufC gene encoding Fe-S cluster assembly ATPase SufC, with amino-acid sequence MATLEIRDLHVAVGDKEILRGVDLTVRSGETHAIMGPNGSGKSTLAYAIAGHPKYTVTSGTVLLDGEDLLDMPVDERARAGLFLAMQYPVEVPGVSVSNFLRSAITAVRGEAPKLREFAKELKSGMDALSIDPAFAQRNTNEGFSGGEKKRHEILQLELLKPKIAVLDETDSGLDVDALRVVSEGINRFRASGDTGVLLITHYTRILRYVKPDFVHVFSAGRVVEEGGPELADKLEAEGYEAYATKAASA
- a CDS encoding non-heme iron oxygenase ferredoxin subunit, whose translation is MSGETPHWEKVCQVADIPDGGVVGLEVGDTPVALVRTGGEVFALHDVCSHAEVRLSEGEVYDHTLECWLHGSCFDLRSGKPTGPPATRPVTVYRVKIEGDDVYVSLSKE
- the sufD gene encoding Fe-S cluster assembly protein SufD, with the translated sequence MGLETGALSTPLSTLHEKASYDVADFPVPTGREEEWRFTPLARLKGLHDGTAAVTGGVVVDVEPAPEVRVETVARDDARLGRAYTPADRVSAQAYSSFEKATVVTVPTMTAASRPTVITLRGSGDGAAAYGHILVSVEPMAEAVLVLDHRGSAVYADNVEFDVAEGATLRVVSLQDWDDDAVHVSHHHARLGKDATFRSFVVTLGGDLVRLSPSVSYTAPGGDADLTGLYFADAGQHLEHRLLVDHSVPNCRSNVTYKGALQGDAAHAVWIGDVIIRAEAEGTDTYELNRNLLLTDGARADSVPNLEILTGEVAGAGHASASGRLDDEHIFYLQARGIPFDEARRLVIHGFFAQLLEKIQLPELRERVLSAVEAELAR
- the sufB gene encoding Fe-S cluster assembly protein SufB — translated: MTVTDRPELEGLGNYKFGWADADVAGATARRGLSEEVVRNISALKNEPEWMLDLRLKGLRLFHKKPLPTWGSDLTGIDFDNIKYFVRSTEKQAASWDELPPDIKNTYDKLGIPEAEKQRLIAGVAAQYESEVVYHKIREDLEEKGVIFVDTDTGLREHEELFKEYFGTVIPVGDNKFAALNTSVWSGGSFIYVPPNVNVEIPLQAYFRINTENMGQFERTLIVVDENSYVHYVEGCTAPIYSSDSLHSAVVEIIVKKGARCRYTTIQNWSNNVYNLVTKRAVAYEGATMEWIDGNIGSKVTMKYPAVYLMGEHAKGETLSVAFAGEGQHQDAGAKMVHLAPKTSSTIISKSVARGGGRTSYRGLVQIDEGAAGSASTVKCDALLVDQISRSDTYPYVDVREDDVSMGHEATVSKVSDDQLFYLMSRGLGEDEAMAMIVRGFVEPIARELPMEYALELNRLIELQMEGAVG
- a CDS encoding metalloregulator ArsR/SmtB family transcription factor; protein product: MGAIGAGGVAGVGKDIGAERGTRARVARLILEHGPVTAAALGERLGLTPAAVRRHLDALLADGMIEPRTARPRGQRGRGRPAKMFAITDAGRSAFVHAYDDLAGSALRFLAERLGGEAVSEFARAQVSGLVGRLETLMREVPAEQRVRVLAEALSTEGYAASATATGKGGEQLCQHHCPVAHVAAAFPQLCEAETEAFARLLGTPVQRLATIANGDGVCTTHVSSPALAARHGRTDPPVALTRAALTPAAHISSTSTSKESGR
- a CDS encoding ABC transporter ATP-binding protein, with the protein product MGDGGVGDGAPAVEIDGLVKRYGRTTAVDGLALTCARGAVTAILGPNGAGKTSTIEICEGFRGPDGGTVRVLGLDPADPALKPRLGIMPQAGGVPPAARAGEWLRLVSRFYAHPLDPGALLALLGLTAHARTPYRRLSGGQQQRLSLAAAVVGRPELVFLDEPTAGLDPQARHACWDLVTALRDAGVSVVLTTHQMDEAERLSDHVVVIDHGRVVAEGTPSALTGAERQLRFRARPGLDLEELLAALPPGSAAKESPSGHYIIEGLVGPQLLATVTAWCATEGVTTEDLRIERRTLEDVFLELTGRELR
- a CDS encoding ABC transporter permease: MVLAQAGAEIRATLRNGEQLLLTMIIPILLLAGFSAAPLVDVGGGRRVDFVAPGILALAVMSTAFTGQAIATGFERRYGVLRRLGATPLSRTGLMLAKTVAVVAVEALQVVVIIVVALALGWSPHGGPLLGSLWAVPLLLLGTAAFSGLGLLMAGTLRAEATLAGANLVYLVLLGLGGVLFPLDRFPGGVRQVLELLPISALTSGLRGVLSDGGGFPGGPLLVLLCWAVAALALAARTFRWE
- a CDS encoding EamA family transporter, which gives rise to MTAESLSGAAEPYRAGPRAGRALRAASDAVPPPGLVLLAILSVQVGAGLAKNLFTQVPPAAMVFLRIATGAVMLLAVVRPKVRGLSRRDLGVGVAFGLSLGLMNLSFYEALARLPIGIAVSIEFLGPLTLAVVSSRRRLDLLWVALAAAGVILLAPWGEAGSASWAGIGFAALAGAFWAAYIVFSAATGARFPGASGLTFAMIVATVLIAPVGVAAGGDALLRPEILLLGAGVGLLSSVIPYSLELDALRRMPKRVFGILMSLEPAVAALVGLFVLHEVLQGREWAAIGCVVVASVGATRAGG
- a CDS encoding GntR family transcriptional regulator, translating into MRGEPVSDGPVRREPGDARPAVPATRQNLREQVARALRDALVAGEMRPGVVYSAPALAARFGVSATPVREAMLDLAKEGLFEALRNKGFRVAEVSERDLDEIIEIRRLIEAPTVARLAREGRAAEAEELRPLAREVVAAAARGDLLAYVAADQRFHLALLGLSGNARLVETVRDLRARARLYGLRGLPDTRMLVASAREHLGLLDAVVRGDAPAAERLTHHHIQQVRAIWSADPPR